From the Toxoplasma gondii ME49 chromosome VIIa, whole genome shotgun sequence genome, one window contains:
- a CDS encoding serine/threonine specific protein phosphatase (encoded by transcript TGME49_205290), giving the protein MRVRFSVTAFVPPNAQLGVVGSAPFLGEWKLEHCVPLMPYSAPHPQGLEPSLWFRDIDLDPASCPNDTNDVHSTAAVSASCSADRRRCDLSRQSPHCFPSARSASPYMVEVSRGDCPFAVELMSTSQHVLSEFSKHNSPVYSAGEQRFRRSLPSSASFSSCTSSGSAVAATKCVWDAAAYRVATRAPEVQAVLESHPLRHCAFEYKFVLWYPPNGEIAVPYVPTTAGEEVPITYAGDSEVLNEESEGGARRRSWRKWLFPPSPSRCPAPPGPSESIVWEGFGPDSNRKFCFDPFDVVVDVNELGDLECLYICRIAHFRDPRAGGVGEYDLTTRFYNSVKSECRMHYSTIFPRFFVGSCPRQLKHIRHLKEELKVTCVVNLQTEQDLCNNYPDPIASSRSAEAVSQLYDGSGLRYVWLPTADMCDSARKIAVANAAFLLLGLFQSGHSVYMHCNAGVGRSVAAACAFLCFAVGLDLRKVNFLICARRPVAYWDEKAMKYGIGDYQAKFGHCRVVGEEAEERQHA; this is encoded by the exons ATGCGCGTCCGCTTCAGCGTTACTGCATTCGTGCCGCCCAACGCTCAGCTGGGCGTGGTCGGCTCTGCGCCGTTCCTCGGCGAGTGGAAGCTGGAGCACTGCGTCCCGTTGATGCCGTACTCGGCGCCCCATCCGCAGGGCCTTGAGCCGAGCCTCTGGTTTCGCGACATCGATCTGGATCCCGCGTCTTGTCCGAACGACACGAACGACGTCCACAGCACGGCAGCTGTGTCTGCCTCCTGCAGCGCCGACCGCCGACGGTGCGATCTGAGCAGGCAAAGTCCGCACTGCTTCCCATCTGCacgctctgcgtcgccttaCATGGTTGAGGTCTCCCGGGGAGACTGTCCTTTCGCCGTCGAGCTGATGTCGACGTCGCAGCACGTTCTCAGCGAATTCTCGAAGCACAACTCGCCGGTATACTCCGCGGGCGAACAGCGGTTCCGGcgctctctcccctcctccgcttccttctcctcgtgTACCTCGTCGGGTTCCGCAGTCGCCGCCACCAAGTGCGTATGGGACGCCGCAGCCTACAGAGTGGCCACTCGAGCCCCGGAGGTGCAAGCCGTGCTGGAGAGCCACCCGCTGCGGCACTGCGCGTTCGAGTACAAGTTCGTTCTTTGGTATCCGCCGAACGGCGAAATTGCGGTGCCGTACGTCCCCACAACTGCCGGCGAAGAAGTCCCGATAACCTAcgcgggagacagcgaggtgctgaacgaggaaagcgagggCGGGGCGCGCAGGCGCTCCTGGAGAAAGTGGCTTTTCCCGCCTTCCCCCTCGAGATGCCCCGCGCCGCCCGGACCCTCCGAGTCGATCGTCTGGGAAGGTTTCGGGCCTGACAGCAACCGGAAGTTCTGCTTTGACCCGTTCGACGTCGTCGTCGATGTGAACGAACTCGGGGATCTCGAGTGCCTGTACATCTGCCGCATTGCGCACTTCCGGGATCCAAGAG cgGGAGGAGTCGGTGAGTACGACCTGACGACTCGCTTCTACAACTCAGTGAAGAGCGAATGCCGCATGCACTATTCGACAATCTTCCCCAGATTCTTCGTCGGTTCTTGTCCTCGGCAGCTAAAGCACATACGCCACCTCAAAGAAGAGCTGAAGGTGACTTGCGTGGTCAACCTGCAAACGGAGCAAGATCTGTG CAACAATTACCCAGATCCGATCGCTAGTTCTCGGTCAGCTGAAGCCGTAAGCCAGCTGTATGACGGCTCTGGTCTCCGATATGTGTGGCTGCCGACGGCGGACATGTGCGATTCTGCGAGGAAAATTGCAGTCGCCAAtgctgcctttctccttctcggtcTTTTCCAG AGTGGTCACTCGGTGTACATGCACTGCAATGCGGGCGTCGGACGCAGCGTGGCCGCAGCGtgcgccttcctctgtttcgccGTCGGCCTGGATTTGCGGAAAGTAAATTTTCTGATTTGTGCGCGGCGGCCGGTCGCCTACTGGGACGAGAAGGCCATGAAATACGGCATCGGCGACTACCAAGCAAAGTTCGGGCACTGTCGGGTTGTcggagaggaggcggaggagaggcagcatGCTTAG
- a CDS encoding hypothetical protein (encoded by transcript TGME49_205280~Predicted trans-membrane domain (TMHMM2.0):375-395:401-424:433-456), protein MDGLGEFTTGIGLGTVKRLQKWMDLTPRRCSKESCEPEGLGSRSFFSLARRRTGNAADIRGWLSILSTETGDGVTSSANDPDSFSCLHSVPGQRRMLSSAGEEGQVEGALSGANEKRSDEGSCCEESHSRRSNSQSMDSFSACNFFRFPGLLPFAAEPTAGKRVESDTGETARYVGVPNIFVFLMRIGATVAGKDQGNSDSFASSFSTNMLSEPIPPAFSQPSSDLIAEEKFAKAVETPTVLPAKNSDGETCPAVPLERACFRGESRAAASALVERTVVTEREESVMTILRASSVSEAVREWVKSLGTTDEEPAVAVPFVTEDAAKLLWKSACSLVANPVVAFYCQCYALASLGAVVFATSIIHWWRPLLGIRRTIDVTAVVIVASIHWLTALFLTDITFQAVYFLITLTGVLCYFGGCTLAARGHSMPGAWCHVGLHSICTVGNLCLYMYLAFVVDDSVEKAALVPSVSETVAGMVSA, encoded by the coding sequence ATGGACGGGCTTGGAGAGTTCACGACAGGTATTGGCCTGGGAACTGTCAAGAGGCTGCAGAAATGGATGGATCTCACCCCGCGCCGGTGCTCAAAGGAATCCTGTGAACCCGAAGGCTTGGGAAgccgttcgtttttctcgctggcTCGCAGGAGGACGGGGAACGCAGCTGACATACGAGGTTGGCTGTCTATTCTATCAACCGAAACTGGAGATGGGGTCACATCTTCCGCAAACGACCCGGATTCCTTTTCTTGCTTGCATTCTGTTCCGGGACAGAGAAGGATGCTCAGTTCTGCTGGCGAAGAGGGACAGGTAGAGGGGGCGTTGTCTGGAGCCAACGAAAAGCGCTCCGACGAGGGGAGCTGCTGCGAAGAATCGCACAGCAGGCGGTCCAATTCACAGTCGATGGACAGTTTCAGCGCCTGCAAtttcttccgttttccgGGGCTGTTGCCTTTCGCCGCTGAACCCACCGCGGGGAAGCGAGTGGAAAGTGACACCGGAGAGACAGCTCGATACGTAGGCGTACCAAATATTTTCGTGTTTTTGATGCGTATCGGTGCAACTGTGGCCGGCAAGGACCAAGGAAACTCTGActcttttgcctcttccttttcaaCGAATATGCTTTCCGAACCGATTCCGCCGGCGTTCTCTCAGCCCAGCAGCGACCTCATTGCTGAAGAGAAGTTTGCGAAAGCCGTTGAAACGCCCACAGTACTTCCGGCGAAAAATTCCGATGGAGAAACATGCCCTGCTGTACCCCTGGAGCGTGCCTGCTTCCGTGGTGAATCTCGCGCTGCTGCGTCGGCTCTCGTCGAGAGAACGGTGGtcacagagagggaggagagtgTGATGACAATTCTCCGTgcctcctctgtgtctgaAGCAGTAAGAGAGTGGGTGAAGTCTCTCGGCACCACGGATGAAGAACCTGCCGTAGCCGTCCCTTTTGTTACAGAAGATGCAGCAAAGCTTCTGTGGAAGTCCGCGTGCTCGTTGGTAGCCAATCCGGTGGTCGCCTTCTATTGCCAGTGCTATGCTCTGGCGAGTCTAGGAGCTGTCGTGTTTGCCACCTCCATCATCCACTGGTGGCGTCCTCTGCTTGGCATTCGGAGGACAATAGATGTCACAGCTGTCGTTATCGTAGCTTCCATACACTGGCTGACTGCGCTCTTCTTGACAGACATCACTTTCCAAGCTGTTTACTTCCTCATCACGTTGACGGGTGTGTTGTGTTACTTCGGAGGATGCACCTTAGCGGCGAGGGGCCACTCAATGCCAGGCGCGTGGTGCCACGTCGGCCTTCACTCGATCTGCACTGTTGGAAACCTTTGCTTGTACATGTATCTTGCTTTTGTGGTCGATGACAGTGTTGAGAAGGCAGCCTTGGTGCCGAGCGTTTCGGAAACGGTTGCCGGGATGGTATCAGCCTAA